The DNA sequence TCAGCGGTGACACGTACACCACGGAAGTGCCGGTGGGCCCGTTCTTCCCGCCGTCGTCGGTGGCAGGCGTGGTCGCCAGCCGATCGATGGCCCACAGGAAGGCAGCCAACGTCTTTCCGGAGCCCGTCGGCGCGACCACCAAGGTGTCGTCGCCCGAGGCGATCGCTGCCCAGGCGTCTGATTGGGCAGCGGTCGGCGCGGCGAAGGACTCGGTGAACCACTGCCGCGTGACATCCGAGAACTGCGCGGGCAGACCGGCGGCGACGGGGGTGGGCATGCGTCATCGTCACCCCTGAGCCTGACCCGAGCCAAACTGATGGACGCCGGGAATCGTGAGGCCGGGCGTGGATGGCAGACTGCGACGCATGCGGCTGACGGAGTTCTGGCGCCGGATGGACGAAGTCTTCGGCCCCTCCTACGCGCCATCCTGGGCGGCCGACGTCGCCTTGGCGGAGCTCGATGGCTGCACGGTGCAAGAGGCACTGGCTCACGGAGTCGCCGCGAAGAAGGTGTGGCGGGCGGTGTGTGCCCAGGTGGAAGTACCTCCCCACCTGACGTAGTGGTCTCGACCTGCGTTGGTGGCACCGACACGCCGCAGCGAAATCCACCGTTCGAACATGTGTTCGCCTAGAGTCGT is a window from the Candidatus Nanopelagicales bacterium genome containing:
- a CDS encoding DUF3046 domain-containing protein; this translates as MRLTEFWRRMDEVFGPSYAPSWAADVALAELDGCTVQEALAHGVAAKKVWRAVCAQVEVPPHLT